A single region of the Glycine max cultivar Williams 82 chromosome 20, Glycine_max_v4.0, whole genome shotgun sequence genome encodes:
- the LOC121172713 gene encoding uncharacterized protein has translation MQNKGELWARVVQSKYGGWQGMLAADRPGLESVWWRDLKKTLVHSPQGQIINSGMQWKVGCGDQTKFWEDKWVCGEMSLAEKFPRLYSISLQQQNFIQQMGSLKDNGWEWNFTWRRLCFDNEIDSATVFLNEIQDMIFPHQGPDVWEWTANPTGQYTANNAYKVLMEGAAAVTQEDCFAKLWSIKVPSKIAIFAWRLIRDRLPTRHKLQRRQVQVADTSCPLCRVEEENAGHLFFHCSKIQPLW, from the coding sequence ATGCAAAACAAAGGAGAACTTTGGGCTAGAGTGGTGCAGTCTAAGTATGGCGGATGGCAGGGCATGTTGGCAGCAGATAGACCAGGTTTAGAATCAGTTTGGTGGAGAGACTTGAAGAAGACCCTCGTTCACTCCCCTCAGGGTCAGATTATTAATAGTGGTATGCAGTGGAAGGTGGGCTGTGGGGATCAAACTAAATTTTGGGAGGACAAGTGGGTATGTGGGGAAATGTCTCTGGCAGAAAAATTCCCCAGGTTGTATTCAATTTCCTTACAGCAGCAGAATTTCATCCAACAGATGGGAAGCCTCAAAGACAATGGGTGGGAATGGAATTTTACTTGGAGAAGGCTATGTTTTGATAATGAAATTGATTCAGCAACTGTCTTCCTCAACGAGATTCAGGATATGATCTTTCCACACCAAGGTCCTGATGTGTGGGAATGGACAGCTAATCCTACAGGTCAATACACAGCAAACAACGCCTACAAGGTACTGATGGAAGGAGCAGCAGCAGTAACTCAAGAGGATTGTTTTGCCAAATTATGGAGTATAAAGGTTCCAAGCAAAATAGCAATTTTTGCTTGGAGACTTATTAGGGATAGACTTCCGACAAGACATAAGTTACAGCGAAGGCAAGTGCAGGTTGCTGACACCTCATGCCCTTTATGCAGAGTTGAAGAAGAGAACGCAGGACACCTATTTTTCCATTGCTCAAAAATTCAGCCTTTATGGTGA
- the LOC100810403 gene encoding probable plastid-lipid-associated protein 12, chloroplastic isoform X2, whose amino-acid sequence MALKLVNLGFHSSIPCSPRPLKDRFVLRSSKVEQISFTESENSLIEALLGIQGRGRSSSRQQLNAVERAVQVLERLGGVPDPTKSNLIEGRWQLIFTTRPGTASPIQAAASIEDGKRILFRFDRAAFSFKFLPFKVPYPVPFRLLGDEAKGWLDTTYLSSSGNLRISRGNKGTTFVLQKQTEPRQRLLTAISSGKGIKEAIDELISLKQNTGQEDPELEEGEWQMMWNSQTVTDSWIENAVNGLMGKQIIRKNGRIKFLVDILLGLKFSMSGNFVKTGSGVYGVTMDDAAIIGGPFGYPLELKNNFILELLYSDEKLRVSRGNNSILFVHVRTDALR is encoded by the exons ATGGCTTTGAAGCTTGTAAATCTAGGGTTTCACTCATCGATTCCGTGTTCTCCGAGGCCCTTGAAAGATCGGTTCGTGCTTCGGTCTTCTAAAGTGGAGCAAATATCGTTTACGGAATCTGAGAACTCACTCATCGAAGCCCTTCTTGGCATCCAAGGACGCGGACGTTCTTCTTCTCGTCAGCAGCTCAAT gCTGTTGAGCGTGCTGTTCAAGTCCTGGAGCGGTTAGGGGGTGTACCTGATCCG ACAAAATCAAACTTGATCGAGGGTCGCTGGCAGCTAATTTTCACCACAAGACCAGGAACTGCATCGCCCATTCAG GCAGCAGCATCAATTGAAGATGGAAAAAGAATCCTTTTTAGGTTTGACAGAGCtgccttttcttttaaatttcttcCATTCAAAGTTCCGTATCCAGTTCCATTTAGGCTGCTGGGAGATGAAGCAAAGGGTTGGTTAGACACCACATATTTGTCGAGTTCAGGAAACCTTCGTATCTCAAGAGGAAATAAG GGAACCACATTTGTGTTACAGAAGCAAACTGAGCCTAGGCAAAGGTTATTGACAGCTATTTCCTCGGGGAAGGGCATTAAAGAG GCAATAGATGAACTTATTTCCTTAAAGCAGAATACTGGTCAAGAAGATCCAGAACTAGAAGAGGGTGAGTGGCAGATGATGTGGAATTCACAG ACTGTGACGGATAGTTGGATAGAGAATGCTGTCAATGGGCTGATGGGCAAGCAG ATTATCAGGAAGAATGGAAGAATAAAGTTTCTGGTTGATATCTTGCTTGGGCTTAAGTTCTCCATGAGTGGAAATTTTGT AAAAACTGGCTCCGGAGTGTATGGCGTTACAATGGATGATGCAGCCATAATTGGTGGCCCATTCGGATATCCCTTAGAACTGAAAAACAACTTCATATTGGAGCTTCT
- the LOC100810403 gene encoding probable plastid-lipid-associated protein 12, chloroplastic isoform X1 has protein sequence MALKLVNLGFHSSIPCSPRPLKDRFVLRSSKVEQISFTESENSLIEALLGIQGRGRSSSRQQLNAVERAVQVLERLGGVPDPTKSNLIEGRWQLIFTTRPGTASPIQRTFVGVDFFSVFQEVYLRTNDPRVCNIVSFSDAIGELKVEAAASIEDGKRILFRFDRAAFSFKFLPFKVPYPVPFRLLGDEAKGWLDTTYLSSSGNLRISRGNKGTTFVLQKQTEPRQRLLTAISSGKGIKEAIDELISLKQNTGQEDPELEEGEWQMMWNSQTVTDSWIENAVNGLMGKQIIRKNGRIKFLVDILLGLKFSMSGNFVKTGSGVYGVTMDDAAIIGGPFGYPLELKNNFILELLYSDEKLRVSRGNNSILFVHVRTDALR, from the exons ATGGCTTTGAAGCTTGTAAATCTAGGGTTTCACTCATCGATTCCGTGTTCTCCGAGGCCCTTGAAAGATCGGTTCGTGCTTCGGTCTTCTAAAGTGGAGCAAATATCGTTTACGGAATCTGAGAACTCACTCATCGAAGCCCTTCTTGGCATCCAAGGACGCGGACGTTCTTCTTCTCGTCAGCAGCTCAAT gCTGTTGAGCGTGCTGTTCAAGTCCTGGAGCGGTTAGGGGGTGTACCTGATCCG ACAAAATCAAACTTGATCGAGGGTCGCTGGCAGCTAATTTTCACCACAAGACCAGGAACTGCATCGCCCATTCAG AGAACCTTTGTTGGGGTTGACTTTTTTAGTGTATTTCAAGAGGTTTATCTTCGAACAAATGATCCACGCGTATGCAATATTGTGTCATTTTCTGATGCTATTGGTGAGCTCAAAGTGGAG GCAGCAGCATCAATTGAAGATGGAAAAAGAATCCTTTTTAGGTTTGACAGAGCtgccttttcttttaaatttcttcCATTCAAAGTTCCGTATCCAGTTCCATTTAGGCTGCTGGGAGATGAAGCAAAGGGTTGGTTAGACACCACATATTTGTCGAGTTCAGGAAACCTTCGTATCTCAAGAGGAAATAAG GGAACCACATTTGTGTTACAGAAGCAAACTGAGCCTAGGCAAAGGTTATTGACAGCTATTTCCTCGGGGAAGGGCATTAAAGAG GCAATAGATGAACTTATTTCCTTAAAGCAGAATACTGGTCAAGAAGATCCAGAACTAGAAGAGGGTGAGTGGCAGATGATGTGGAATTCACAG ACTGTGACGGATAGTTGGATAGAGAATGCTGTCAATGGGCTGATGGGCAAGCAG ATTATCAGGAAGAATGGAAGAATAAAGTTTCTGGTTGATATCTTGCTTGGGCTTAAGTTCTCCATGAGTGGAAATTTTGT AAAAACTGGCTCCGGAGTGTATGGCGTTACAATGGATGATGCAGCCATAATTGGTGGCCCATTCGGATATCCCTTAGAACTGAAAAACAACTTCATATTGGAGCTTCT
- the LOC106794209 gene encoding callose synthase 1 has protein sequence MAFLFNPSGFEWQKIVDDWTDWNKWISIRGGIGVLPEKSWESWWEEEQEHLQYSGMRGIIAEILLSLLSVWPCLSLEIYEKDKKFSGKSFTCVVPFFPTIYLTFIIWHIEWISFSWLQVYGISWLVIFLILFVMKTVSVGRRKFSADFQLVFRLIKGLIFLTFISILVTMIALPHMTIQDIIVCILAFMLTGWGMLQNFRPVCCSTKHSVEVCKFPVFLEVKGRGALLAIRNNLSTFP, from the exons ATGGCCTTCTTGTTCAATCCTTCTGGGTttgagtggcaaaagattgttgatgattggaCTGATTGGAACAAATGGATTAGCATCCGAGGCGGTATTGGTGTACTACCTGAAAAAAGTTGGGAGTCCTGGTGGGAGGAGGAACAAGAGCATCTCCAATATTCAGGAATGCGCGGAATCATTGCTGAGATATTGCTGTCTTTACTATCAGTATGGCCTTGTTTATCACTTGAAATTTACGAAAAGGACAAAAAGTTTTCTGGCAAGTCTTTTACCTGTGTTGTTCCCTTTTTTCCAACTATTTATCTCACTTTCATAATTTGGCATATTGAATGGATATCCTTTTCTTGGCTACAGGTCTATGGCATATCGTGGTTGGTGATCtttctaatattatttgttatgaAG ACGGTGTCTGTCGGGAGGCGGAAATTCAGTGCAGATTTTCAACTTGTCTTCCGGCTAATCAAGGGGTTGATATTCTTAACATTTATCTCAATTCTAGTCACCATGATTGCCCTCCCTCATATGACAATCCAGGACATTATTGTTTGCATTCTTGCCTTCATGCTAACTGGCTGGGGAATGCTACAG aATTTCAGACCCGTATGTTGTTCAACCAAGCATTCAGTCGAGGTTTGCAAATTTCCCGTATTCTTGGAGGTCAAAGGAAGGGGCGCTCTTCTCGCAATAAGGAATAATTTGTCTACATTTCCTTGA